The following coding sequences are from one Nymphalis io chromosome 17, ilAglIoxx1.1, whole genome shotgun sequence window:
- the LOC126774878 gene encoding sericin-1-like, with amino-acid sequence MALVKTLLILTVAITLVATTLGENHKTGYGSSSSSIPAGNTHGGSSGGGKVASGKEAGIDSPGGNQDLGKQAKSASEGQGGSSSIGPGGPGSAQGGAGSSQGGSGSHQGGHEGKSGSSSISGSPGSKGQSGSSPDGQSSGQKVPGSLSESGGIVSPGLTGAVSQVGKKSDGHESAKGGQGGSGGSQGGSSGGSHGAKSGYGR; translated from the exons ATGGCTCTAGTTAAG ACTTTACTTATTCTGACTGTGGCAATTACCCTCGTTGCTACAACTTTGGGGGAAAATCATAAAACAGGCTATGGCAGTAGCTCTAGTAGCATACCAGCTGGCAATACCCATGGCGGCTCTTCTGGTGGAGGTAAGGTGGCATCTGGAAAAGAAGCAGGTATAGATAGTCCAGGTGGTAACCAAGATCTTGGAAAACAGGCTAAAAGTGCCTCTGAAGGACAAGGTGGTAGCAGTTCGATTGGTCCCGGAGGGCCTGGAAGTGCTCAAGGAGGGGCGGGAAGTAGTCAAGGTGGATCTGGAAGTCATCAAGGAGGACATGAAGGTAAAAGTGGATCCAGTAGTATCAGCGGAAGTCCAGGATCTAAAGGACAAAGTGGAAGTAGTCCTGATGGACAGAGCAGTGGTCAGAAGGTACCTGGAAGTTTAAGTGAATCGGGTGGTATTGTCTCTCCCGGACTGACTGGCGCCGTTAGCCAAGTAGGAAAAAAATCTGATGGTCATGAGAGTGCAAAAGGCGGTCAAGGTGGATCTGGTGGAAGCCAAGGTGGATCTAGCGGCGGAAGCCATGGAGCAAAGTCTGGCTATGGACGTTAA
- the LOC126774902 gene encoding uncharacterized protein LOC126774902, with product MASKIIFIMAVIFALICTIAAFGRDFERGGNGGRPGGGFGGGQGGFGNGGGFGGGQGGFGNGGGQGGFGNGGGQGGFRNGGGFGGGQGGFGNGRGFGQNNGRGGGGRSAQGAFGGNNQQGGFGRGF from the exons atggCGTCTAAa ATTATCTTCATAATGGCAGTAATATTTGCTTTGATATGCACCATCGCTGCCTTTGGTCGTGATTTTGAAAGAGGAGGTAATGGTGGTAGACCTGGCGGTGGATTTGGCGGAGGACAAGGTGGCTTTGGAAACGGTGGTGGATTTGGCGGTGGACAAGGTGGTTTCGGAAACGGCGGTGGACAAGGTGGTTTCGGAAATGGCGGTGGACAGGGTGGTTTTAGAAATGGCGGTGGATTTGGCGGTGGACAAGGTGGTTTCGGGAACGGTAGAGGATTTGGACAAAACAATGGACGTGGTGGTGGTGGTCGAAGTGCACAAGGAGCATTTGGTGGGAATAACCAGCAGGGTGGATTTGGCCGTggcttttaa
- the LOC126774730 gene encoding uncharacterized protein LOC126774730, whose product MNFSIQVSIVILTIQCCEIVCRPHYQLNKGIQKSFHFEIIPLPFKHFSFVWEKIIPFGKFELKHDIHKRQITEAEISPISNEIPVVPNEELNKIPPNEVLDKKEENLTPEVIITSIIKPVEKGKSLSFVLPVESEVVISPAEKGGDIIKQSSSEVLITEEVIPKPEEAVPQPGPIVEINPKPVEIPPPVEPHPVVKNVVLGTPIESTVPPFNSAPVVQNSKEPIISLVPSKLPVIPLLHTDISKIPLSGILPTPSAVPVPEVIISPPPPPPPPVKEPPVVKEETPNFFVKGSRFVLYFGSMMLQMLSQLVNGRLNLNQPLPAVLPDTIK is encoded by the exons atgaatttttcaATACAG gTTTCGATCGTTATTTTAACCATACAGTGTTGTGAAATAGTGTGCAGACCTCATTATCAATTGAATAAAGGAATACAAAAGAGTTTTCACTTTGAAATAATTCCATTACcatttaaacattttagttttgtatGGGAGAAAATAATCCCATTCGGGAAGTTTGAATTGAAACATGATATCCATAAACGACAGATTACAGAGGCAGAAATATCTCCAATATCTAATGAAATACCAGTTGTACCAAATGAAGAACTCAACAAAATACCACCCAATGAAGTACTGgataaaaaagaagaaaatttgACGCCTGAAGTCATAATTACTTCAATCATAAAGCCTGTCGAAAAAGGTAAATCACTTTCATTTGTTCTACCAGTGGAATCAGAAGTCGTTATCTCACCGGCTGAGAAAGGTGgtgatattataaaacaatcttCTAGTGAAGTATTAATAACTGAGGAAGTGATACCGAAACCTGAGGAAGCTGTTCCTCAACCGGGTCCGATTGTAGAAATAAATCCAAAGCCCGTGGAAATTCCACCACCAGTAGAGCCTCACCCTGTTGTGAAAAATGTGGTGTTAGGTACTCCTATAGAGAGTACAGTACCACCATTTAATAGTGCGCCTGTGGTTCAAAATTCGAAAGAACCAATTATAAGTCTGGTCCCAAGTAAGTTACCGGTTATACCTTTATTACATACGGATATATCAAAAATACCATTGAGCGGTATACTACCCACCCCATCAGCAGTTCCCGTTCCTGAAGTTATAATTTCACCTCCTCCACCACCGCCACCGCCAGTAAAAGAACCACCAGTAGTTAAGGAAGAAACTCCAAACTTCTTCGTAAAAGGTTCTCGATTTGTTTTATACTTTGGTTCTATGATGCTTCAAATGTTATCTCAACTCGTGAATGgacgattaaatttaaatcaaccTCTACCAGCAGTTCTACCAGacacaataaaataa
- the LOC126774887 gene encoding uncharacterized protein LOC126774887, whose translation MVYLLLTMIWIAVTSSIINAYDCGDKDGIEKHTEQPGQKLSNLESTEKLKKEKKRKRCCPYNFDGKLCRAVGDRVLCGYNRNVGGPENGDEDIVLQNGCRIRKGRLECGYNEPPFLNSRRPPVWDYAMPEDNDKNLNELDVPSKEDKIQKLILLSTDMPKLTTRCVEIKERIVCRQI comes from the exons ATGGTGTATTTACTATTGACTATG ATTTGGATAGCGGTAACATCTTCTATAATTAATGCTTACGATTGTGGTGATAAGGATGGTATTGAAAAACACACTGAACAACCTGGACAAAAACTCAGTAATTTAGAAAGTACAGAAAAACTGAAgaaggaaaaaaaaagaaaacggtGTTGTCCTTATAACTTTGATGGAAAATTATGTAGAGCAGTAGGCGATAGAGTCTTATGCGGATATAATAGAAATGTAGGTGGCCCAGAAAATGGAGATGAAGATATAGTATTACAAAATGGCTGTCGTATAAGGAAAGGGAGGCTAGAATGTGGTTACAACGAACCGCCGTTTTTAAATTCTCGAAGACCACCAGTTTGGGACTATGCGATGCCAGAAGACAATGACAAAAACCTAAACGAATTGGATGTGCCAAGTAAAGAAgataaaattcaaaaactaattttactTAGTACAGATATGCCAAAACTAACCACCCGTTGTGTTGAAATAAAGGAGCGCATTGTTTGTAGACAAATATAA
- the LOC126774731 gene encoding uncharacterized protein LOC126774731, whose product MFKRPKKRVKLVNVRTKKKLTCCQKCSRIIRKWLCRRIKRCIKKKVFGTPDPQLDDFEVAGINLGSVRDNLKLNKSQEALDKDSENFAEKKPTLIILFRNKLKKSTKSIPMKNAFIDAIDKYFDLLKNMNSHDLKKPFSLTNSKHKMLGNMIEDYKKGKISLTELQRDIKNGKKMLNKENINQMLNYYKDQKSKHQSIVKQSKFKQLKSDLRAKIDSL is encoded by the exons ATGTTTAAACGTCCAAAAAAaa gaGTAAAACTAGTAAATGTAAgaacaaagaaaaaattaacGTGTTGTCAAAAATGTTCACGTATAATTCGCAAATGGTTATGTAGAAGAATTAAACGATGTATCAAAAAGAAAGTTTTTGGTACACCAGATCCACAGTTAGATGACTTTGAAGTTGCTGGTATAAATTTGGGAAGTGTCCGGGATAATCTGAAACTAAATAAAAGTCAAGAGGCTCTTGATAAAGATTCGGAAAATTTTGCTGAAAAGAAGCCTACactaattatactttttagaaATAAACTGAAGAAATCAACAAAAAGCATTCCaatgaaaaatgcatttattgatgcaattgataaatatttt gatttattaaaaaacatgaatagccacgatttaaaaaaaccattttcaCTGACTAATTCAAAACATAAGATGCTAGGAAATATGATTGAAGATTACAAAAAAGGGAAAATTTCACTAACGGAATTACAGCGTGACATAAAAAATGGCAAgaaaatgttgaataaagaaaacataaatcaaatgttgaattattataaggatCAGAAATCGAAACACCAGTCAATTGTGAAACAGTCTAAATTTAAACAGCTTAAGTCTGATCTGAGGGCAAAAATAGATTCtttgtga
- the LOC126774867 gene encoding uncharacterized protein LOC126774867 isoform X2 encodes MSIFLSVCFLLSAAVIESAPKLGHVLFDPLSYEAKLTRRSKETYDSQDDWLEESLRMPAKTDKTTKKPCLGYDYDETLCKTVDDRVICGYNKNKGNISDVIADLGNGCRIRGGRLECGYLVGPFDNPRRPPARDTVNNGADNSLSLRYRLSRSSISTTTQFTSTVKKNKDTLNVTTSKETKNPKFITENITNSIILNTKILPVITSTVKTSLINNYTVKTAPLTNLSSISRRQYNATKLRRLLY; translated from the exons ATGTCAATATTCTTATCA gtttgttttttattaagtgCGGCCGTTATCGAATCTGCTCCAAAACTTGGACATGTTTTGTTTGATCCATTATCGTATGAAGCTAAACTCACAAGACGCTCAAAAGAAACATATGATAGTCAAGACGATTGGCTAGAGGAAAGCCTCCGAATGCCAGCGAAGACAGATAAAACGACAAAGAAACCTTGCCTGGGTTATGATTACGACGAAACTCTATGCAAAACAGTCGACGATAGAGTTATTTGtggttacaataaaaataaaggcaACATTAGCGATGTTATTGCTGACTTAGGAAATGGATGTAGAATTCGTGGTGGTAGACTAGAGTGTGGATATTTAGTAGGACCATTCGATAATCCTAGACGACCACCAGCTAGAGATACAGTAAATAATGGTGCCGATAATTCCTTAAGCCTTCGTTATAGGCTGTCGAGATCATCAATATCAACCACTACACAATTTACGAGTACtgtcaaaaaaaataaagatacatTAAATGTGACGACatcaaaagaaacaaaaaatccAAAATTTATTAccgaaaatataacaaattcaattattttgaaCACAAAAATTTTACCGGTTATTACCTCAACTGTTAAAACgagtttgataaataattacactgtTAAAACTGCGCCGCTAACTAACTTATCGTCCATATCAAGAAGACAATATAATGCTACAAAGTTAAGAAG GTTACTTTATTAA
- the LOC126774867 gene encoding uncharacterized protein LOC126774867 isoform X1 gives MSIFLSVCFLLSAAVIESAPKLGHVLFDPLSYEAKLTRRSKETYDSQDDWLEESLRMPAKTDKTTKKPCLGYDYDETLCKTVDDRVICGYNKNKGNISDVIADLGNGCRIRGGRLECGYLVGPFDNPRRPPARDTVNNGADNSLSLRYRLSRSSISTTTQFTSTVKKNKDTLNVTTSKETKNPKFITENITNSIILNTKILPVITSTVKTSLINNYTVKTAPLTNLSSISRRQYNATKLRRYCVEKNDSIFCYFIKQ, from the exons ATGTCAATATTCTTATCA gtttgttttttattaagtgCGGCCGTTATCGAATCTGCTCCAAAACTTGGACATGTTTTGTTTGATCCATTATCGTATGAAGCTAAACTCACAAGACGCTCAAAAGAAACATATGATAGTCAAGACGATTGGCTAGAGGAAAGCCTCCGAATGCCAGCGAAGACAGATAAAACGACAAAGAAACCTTGCCTGGGTTATGATTACGACGAAACTCTATGCAAAACAGTCGACGATAGAGTTATTTGtggttacaataaaaataaaggcaACATTAGCGATGTTATTGCTGACTTAGGAAATGGATGTAGAATTCGTGGTGGTAGACTAGAGTGTGGATATTTAGTAGGACCATTCGATAATCCTAGACGACCACCAGCTAGAGATACAGTAAATAATGGTGCCGATAATTCCTTAAGCCTTCGTTATAGGCTGTCGAGATCATCAATATCAACCACTACACAATTTACGAGTACtgtcaaaaaaaataaagatacatTAAATGTGACGACatcaaaagaaacaaaaaatccAAAATTTATTAccgaaaatataacaaattcaattattttgaaCACAAAAATTTTACCGGTTATTACCTCAACTGTTAAAACgagtttgataaataattacactgtTAAAACTGCGCCGCTAACTAACTTATCGTCCATATCAAGAAGACAATATAATGCTACAAAGTTAAGAAGGTATTGTGTCGAAAAGAATGacagtattttttgttattttattaaacagtgA